One Pseudomonas sp. HOU2 genomic window carries:
- a CDS encoding glycosyltransferase, which translates to MLIIIHSETNKSNIQQNLGRPEYSYYFVLKEFRPVLERLGQVIEVSNPDELVDRLYFDCLSRGEACVFLSFSPPHRTPIHYACPTIPVFAWEFSTIPTESWHGEPRHDWRVVLNACGMAITHSSFTVDAVCEVMGADYPICAIPAPVWDRFAARGAQLRKQPVVEAVQLKLRGLLLDSRTVDLRPYGPPGLCEGTPLSFAGPPQDCQLQLDGVVYTSVFNPYDGRKNWQDMLSAFCTTFREVADATLVLKLTHHDIANALSDMLHHLYKNQSYQCRIVLIHGYLADADYEALVQATSYVVNSSYGEGQCLPLMEFMSCGKPAIAPLNTAMADYVDSDNAFIVASTEELTAWPHDPRAAYRTLRYMTDWDSLCAAYRDSYAVAKNDVERYARMSEHAVHNLQKFCSQASAEERLRTFFAQRAQAIKALSVEAASA; encoded by the coding sequence ATGCTGATCATCATTCATTCCGAAACCAACAAGAGCAACATCCAGCAGAACCTTGGCCGGCCCGAATACAGCTACTACTTTGTCCTCAAGGAATTCCGCCCGGTGCTGGAGCGCCTCGGGCAAGTGATTGAAGTGAGTAACCCGGACGAGTTGGTCGATCGCCTGTACTTCGATTGCCTGAGCCGTGGCGAGGCATGCGTGTTTCTGTCGTTCTCGCCGCCGCATCGCACGCCGATTCATTACGCCTGCCCGACCATCCCGGTATTTGCCTGGGAGTTCAGCACCATCCCCACCGAGAGCTGGCACGGCGAACCGCGTCACGACTGGCGCGTGGTGTTGAACGCCTGCGGCATGGCGATTACCCATTCGAGTTTCACGGTGGACGCGGTCTGTGAGGTGATGGGCGCGGACTATCCGATCTGCGCGATTCCCGCGCCGGTGTGGGATCGCTTCGCCGCCCGCGGTGCGCAGTTACGCAAGCAGCCAGTGGTCGAAGCGGTGCAGTTGAAGCTGCGCGGTCTGCTGCTCGACAGCCGCACGGTGGATCTGCGCCCCTACGGTCCGCCCGGGTTGTGCGAAGGCACGCCGCTGTCGTTTGCCGGGCCGCCGCAGGACTGCCAGTTGCAACTGGACGGCGTGGTCTACACCTCGGTGTTCAACCCGTATGACGGGCGCAAGAACTGGCAGGACATGCTTAGTGCCTTCTGCACCACGTTCCGTGAGGTCGCCGATGCGACCCTGGTGCTCAAGCTCACGCACCATGACATCGCCAATGCCCTGAGCGACATGCTGCATCACCTGTACAAGAACCAGTCCTACCAGTGCCGGATCGTGCTGATTCACGGGTATCTGGCGGACGCCGATTACGAGGCACTGGTGCAGGCCACCAGCTATGTGGTCAACAGCTCCTATGGCGAAGGCCAGTGCCTGCCGCTGATGGAGTTCATGTCCTGTGGCAAACCGGCAATTGCGCCGCTGAACACGGCGATGGCCGATTACGTCGACAGCGACAACGCGTTCATCGTCGCTTCCACCGAGGAGCTGACGGCTTGGCCCCATGACCCACGGGCGGCCTATCGCACCTTGCGCTACATGACCGATTGGGACTCACTGTGCGCGGCGTATCGCGACAGTTATGCGGTGGCGAAAAACGATGTCGAGCGCTACGCGCGGATGTCCGAACATGCCGTGCACAACCTGCAGAAATTCTGCAGTCAGGCGAGCGCTGAGGAGCGTCTGCGGACGTTTTTTGCCCAGCGTGCGCAAGCCATCAAAGCGTTGTCCGTGGAAGCCGCGAGCGCATGA